Proteins from a single region of Cydia pomonella isolate Wapato2018A chromosome 13, ilCydPomo1, whole genome shotgun sequence:
- the LOC133524429 gene encoding perilipin-4-like isoform X30 → MFSGIADKNLGAFRSIGEKTASLFERKKKDVEQVASEKAQEAAHVVEDQVKKAGELVGGAQSTANDAASSANNAKNSAIDALDKELSKVSLAAGEAQDAANRAVADGKKVVDTAKDTIATSVDNTKKSAEAAVNAAKETLSSTVDATQIAAQNALDTGKSYATSAKDTVSSTIQSTVDTTQKVAQTAVETGKTYATSAKDTVSNTVQNTVEGTKNITQSAVDQSKAYIGSAKDTAQHTLQSALDTSMSYAYSAYDIGKSYVDSARDTVSNTVDNTKKAAESTIETSKTYVGSAKDTIQSTVYSTVDTTKQVAQNALEKGKGYVDSAKDTVASTVDTTKKTAAAAVETGVSYAGAAKGTIANTVSSTVDVTKNVAASAVEKGTSIVGSAKGTVVNTVDATKTAAATAVETGSSYLVSAKDTVANTVHSTADTTKNVAACAVEKGSALVGSAKDTVASTVDASKNAAASAVETGTSYLGSARDTVANTVHSTVDVTKNVAASAVEKGSALVGSAKDTVANTVHSTVDVTKNVAASAVEKGSALVGSAKDTVASTVDASKNAAASAVETGTSYLGSARDTVANTVHSTVDVTKNVAASAVEKGSALVGSAKDTVASTVDASKNAAASAVETGTSYLGSARDTVANTVHSTVDVTKNVTASAVEKGSALVGSAKDTVASTVDASKNAAASAVETGTSYLGSARDTVANTVHSTVDVTKNVAASAVEKGSALVGSAKDTVASSVDATKTAAANAVETGSSYLGSAKDSVANTVHSTVDATKNLTASAVEKGTSYVGAAKDTVANTVHSTVDATKNLTTSAVEKGTSYVGAAKDSVASTLSSTVDATKNVTASAVETGSSFVGSAKDTLANTVDATKNAAASAVEKGTSLVGSAKDTVASTVQSTVDTTKSFAGNVVDKGSSLVGSAKDTIHSTVDSTKKAAEEAKAQAAKAAEDAKEKARQAAEAAAAEAKRAANAAMEESKKAAEKAAADASNAVNSTVDNTLKRVEAAADEGIKNAGHVVDAKIKDADKYLSEKRDALASNLSTAMHDGSEGAAGLLSKGLAAFPK, encoded by the exons ATGTTCAGCGGCATTGCAG ACAAAAACCTTG GAGCCTTCAGAAGCATCGGAGAGAAGACAGCGTCGCTGTTCGAGCGCAAGAAGAAGGATGTTGAACAGGTGGCTTCGGAGAAGGCTCAGGAGGCCGCCCACGTCGTGGAAGATCAGGTCAAGAAGGCCGGGGAGCTAGTTGGTGGAGCGCAGTCGACTGCCAATGACGCAGCGAGCTCAG CCAACAACGCCAAGAACTCAGCCATCGATGCCCTGGACAAGGAGCTGTCAAAGGTGTCCCTGGCGGCTGGAGAGGCGCAGGACGCCGCCAACCGAGCCGTCGCTGATGGCAAGAAGGTCGTTGACACTGCTAAAG ATACAATTGCAACATCCGTAGATAATACCAAAAAATCAGCAGAGGCAGCAGTCAACGCAGCTAAAg AGACCCTATCGAGCACAGTAGATGCCACACAAATAGCCGCACAGAACGCCCTCGACACTGGCAAATCGTACGCCACTAGTGCTAAAG ATACCGTTTCAAGCACAATCCAAAGCACTGTAGATACAACACAAAAGGTAGCCCAAACGGCTGTGGAAACAGGCAAAACTTATGCTACATCCGcaaaag ATACAGTATCCAACACTGTGCAAAATACAGTGGAGGGtactaaaaatattacacaaagTGCTGTTGATCAGAGCAAAGCTTACATCGGCAGTGCAAAAG ATACGGCCCAGCACACGCTCCAAAGTGCCCTGGACACGTCAATGAGCTATGCGTATTCGGCTTATGATATCGGAAAATCCTATGTTGATAGCGCTAGAG ATACAGTATCAAATACTGTAGATAATACTAAAAAAGCTGCAGAAAGTACGATCGAAACTAGCAAAACATACGTCGGTTCAGccaaag ATACTATTCAGAGTACTGTGTATAGCACTGTAGATACAACGAAGCAAGTTGCTCAAAATGCGTTAGAAAAAGGGAAGGGTTATGTTGATAGTGCCAAAG atACAGTAGCGAGTACGGTAGATACGACCAAAAAAACAGCAGCGGCCGCGGTAGAGACAGGCGTATCATATGCCGGTGCCGCTAAAG gCACCATTGCAAACACTGTCAGTAGCACAGTAGATGTGACAAAAAATGTAGCCGCGTCAGCAGTAGAAAAGGGAACTTCAATTGTAGGAAGTGCTAAAG GTACCGTTGTCAATACCGTTGATGCAACTAAAACAGCGGCTGCTACGGCGGTTGAAACGGGTTCTTCGTATTTAGTCAGTGCTAAAG atacCGTTGCAAATACTGTTCATAGCACAGCAGACACAACTAAAAATGTTGCCGCATGTGCTGTTGAAAAGGGTTCAGCATTAGTAGGAAGTGCTAAAG aTACCGTTGCCAGTACTGTAGATGCTTCCAAAAATGCAGCCGCGTCTGCAGTTGAAACGGGCACTTCATATTTGGGAAGTGCTAGAG atACTGTAGCAAACACAGTTCATAGTACTGTAGACGTAACAAAGAATGTAGCGGCGTCAGCTGTTGAAAAGGGCTCTGCGTTAGTAGGAAGTGCTAAAG atACTGTAGCAAACACAGTCCATAGTACTGTAGACGTAACAAAGAATGTAGCGGCGTCAGCTGTTGAAAAGGGCTCTGCGTTAGTAGGAAGCGCTAAAG ATACAGTTGCCAGTACTGTAGATGCTTCCAAAAATGCAGCCGCATCTGCGGTTGAAACGGGCACTTCGTATTTAGGAAGTGCTAGAg atACTGTAGCAAACACCGTCCATAGTACTGTAGACGTAACAAAGAATGTAGCGGCGTCAGCTGTTGAAAAGGGCTCTGCATTAGTAGGAAGCGCTAAAG ATACCGTTGCCAGTACTGTAGATGCTTCCAAAAATGCAGCCGCATCTGCGGTTGAAACGGGCACTTCGTATTTAGGAAGTGCTAGAg atACTGTAGCAAACACCGTCCATAGTACTGTAGACGTAACAAAGAATGTAACGGCGTCAGCTGTTGAAAAGGGCTCAGCGTTAGTAGGAAGTGCTAAAG ATACCGTTGCCAGTACTGTAGATGCTTCCAAAAATGCAGCCGCATCTGCGGTTGAAACGGGCACTTCGTATTTAGGAAGTGCTAGAg atACTGTAGCAAACACCGTCCATAGTACTGTAGACGTAACCAAGAACGTAGCGGCGTCAGCTGTTGAAAAGGGCTCGGCGTTAGTAGGAAGTGCTAAAG ATACTGTAGCCAGTTCTGTCGATGCTACTAAAACTGCGGCAGCGAACGCTGTAGAAACAGGCAGTTCATATTTAGGAAGTGCTAAAG attcGGTTGCCAACACTGTCCATAGTACCGTAGATGCGACTAAAAATTTAACAGCATCTGCCGTTGAAAAGGGCACATCTTACGTGGGTGCTGCTAAAG atACGGTGGCCAACACTGTCCATAGCACTGTAGATGCGACAAAAAATTTAACAACATCTGCCGTTGAAAAGGGCACATCGTATGTAGGCGCTGCCAAAG ATAGCGTAGCGAGCACACTTTCTAGTACAGTAGACGCTACTAAAAACGTCACGGCGTCTGCTGTTGAGACCGGTTCCTCGTTTGTAGGCAGTGCCAAAg acacCCTTGCAAATACTGTAGACGCAACCAAGAATGCGGCGGCGTCCGCTGTTGAAAAGGGAACGTCTTTAGTAGGAAGTGCTAAAG ATACCGTAGCAAGCACAGTACAAAGCACTGTAGATACCACTAAAAGCTTTGCCGGTAACGTGGTGGATAAGGGATCGTCGCTTGTTGGAAGCGCCAAAG ACACAATCCACTCGACGGTAGACAGCACGAAGAAGGCGGCAGAGGAGGCCAAAGCGCAGGCGGCGAAGGCCGCCGAAGACGCCAAGGAAAAGGCCCGACAGGCCGCGGAGGCCGCTGCTGCTGAGGCCAAGAGAGCGGCCA ACGCAGCGATGGAAGAATCCAAAAAAGCAGCTGAGAAAGCCGCAGCGGACGCTAGCAACGCCGTGAACAGCACCGTTGACAACACGCTGAAGCGCGTGGAAGCCGCCGCCGATGAGGGCATCAAGAACGCCGGACACGTCGTCGACGCCAAAATTAAGGACGCCGACAAATACCTCAGCGAGAAGCGCGACGCG CTCGCATCGAACCTATCGACGGCAATGCACGACGGCTCCGAGGGCGCCGCCGGCCTGCTGAGCAAGGGGCTCGCCGCGTTCCCCAAATAA
- the LOC133524429 gene encoding perilipin-4-like isoform X22 codes for MFSGIADKNLGAFRSIGEKTASLFERKKKDVEQVASEKAQEAAHVVEDQVKKAGELVGGAQSTANDAASSANNAKNSAIDALDKELSKVSLAAGEAQDAANRAVADGKKVVDTAKDTIATSVDNTKKSAEAAVNAAKETLSSTVDATQIAAQNALDTGKSYATSAKDTVSSTIQSTVDTTQKVAQTAVETGKTYATSAKDTVSNTVQNTVEGTKNITQSAVDQSKAYIGSAKDTAQHTLQSALDTSMSYAYSAYDIGKSYVDSARDTVSNTVDNTKKAAESTIETSKTYVGSAKDTIQSTVYSTVDTTKQVAQNALEKGKGYVDSAKDTVASTVDTTKKTAAAAVETGVSYAGAAKGTIANTVSSTVDVTKNVAASAVEKGTSIVGSAKGTVVNTVDATKTAAATAVETGSSYLVSAKDTVANTVHSTADTTKNVAACAVEKGSALVGSAKDTVASTVDASKNAAASAVETGTSYLGSARDTVANTVHSTVDVTKNVAASAVEKGSALVGSAKDTVANTVHSTVDVTKNVAASAVEKGSALVGSAKDTVASTVDASKNAAASAVETGTSYLGSARDTVANTVHSTVDVTKNVAASAVEKGSALVGSAKDTVASTVDASKNAAASAVETGTSYLGSARDTVANTVHSTVDVTKNVTASAVEKGSALVGSAKDTVASTVDASKNAAASAVETGTSYLGSARDTVANTVHSTVDVTKNVAASAVEKGSALVGSAKDTVASSVDATKTAAANAVETGSSYLGSAKDSVANTVHSTVDATKNLTASAVEKGTSYVGAAKDTVANTVHSTVDATKNLTTSAVEKGTSYVGAAKDSVASTLSSTVDATKNVTASAVETGSSFVGSAKDTLANTVDATKNAAASAVEKGTSLVGSAKDTVASTVQSTVDTTKSFAGNVVDKGSSLVGSAKDGIQSKFSSTKATEAAASCKKVAENTTDTIHSTVDSTKKAAEEAKAQAAKAAEDAKEKARQAAEAAAAEAKRAANAAMEESKKAAEKAAADASNAVNSTVDNTLKRVEAAADEGIKNAGHVVDAKIKDADKYLSEKRDALASNLSTAMHDGSEGAAGLLSKGLAAFPK; via the exons ATGTTCAGCGGCATTGCAG ACAAAAACCTTG GAGCCTTCAGAAGCATCGGAGAGAAGACAGCGTCGCTGTTCGAGCGCAAGAAGAAGGATGTTGAACAGGTGGCTTCGGAGAAGGCTCAGGAGGCCGCCCACGTCGTGGAAGATCAGGTCAAGAAGGCCGGGGAGCTAGTTGGTGGAGCGCAGTCGACTGCCAATGACGCAGCGAGCTCAG CCAACAACGCCAAGAACTCAGCCATCGATGCCCTGGACAAGGAGCTGTCAAAGGTGTCCCTGGCGGCTGGAGAGGCGCAGGACGCCGCCAACCGAGCCGTCGCTGATGGCAAGAAGGTCGTTGACACTGCTAAAG ATACAATTGCAACATCCGTAGATAATACCAAAAAATCAGCAGAGGCAGCAGTCAACGCAGCTAAAg AGACCCTATCGAGCACAGTAGATGCCACACAAATAGCCGCACAGAACGCCCTCGACACTGGCAAATCGTACGCCACTAGTGCTAAAG ATACCGTTTCAAGCACAATCCAAAGCACTGTAGATACAACACAAAAGGTAGCCCAAACGGCTGTGGAAACAGGCAAAACTTATGCTACATCCGcaaaag ATACAGTATCCAACACTGTGCAAAATACAGTGGAGGGtactaaaaatattacacaaagTGCTGTTGATCAGAGCAAAGCTTACATCGGCAGTGCAAAAG ATACGGCCCAGCACACGCTCCAAAGTGCCCTGGACACGTCAATGAGCTATGCGTATTCGGCTTATGATATCGGAAAATCCTATGTTGATAGCGCTAGAG ATACAGTATCAAATACTGTAGATAATACTAAAAAAGCTGCAGAAAGTACGATCGAAACTAGCAAAACATACGTCGGTTCAGccaaag ATACTATTCAGAGTACTGTGTATAGCACTGTAGATACAACGAAGCAAGTTGCTCAAAATGCGTTAGAAAAAGGGAAGGGTTATGTTGATAGTGCCAAAG atACAGTAGCGAGTACGGTAGATACGACCAAAAAAACAGCAGCGGCCGCGGTAGAGACAGGCGTATCATATGCCGGTGCCGCTAAAG gCACCATTGCAAACACTGTCAGTAGCACAGTAGATGTGACAAAAAATGTAGCCGCGTCAGCAGTAGAAAAGGGAACTTCAATTGTAGGAAGTGCTAAAG GTACCGTTGTCAATACCGTTGATGCAACTAAAACAGCGGCTGCTACGGCGGTTGAAACGGGTTCTTCGTATTTAGTCAGTGCTAAAG atacCGTTGCAAATACTGTTCATAGCACAGCAGACACAACTAAAAATGTTGCCGCATGTGCTGTTGAAAAGGGTTCAGCATTAGTAGGAAGTGCTAAAG aTACCGTTGCCAGTACTGTAGATGCTTCCAAAAATGCAGCCGCGTCTGCAGTTGAAACGGGCACTTCATATTTGGGAAGTGCTAGAG atACTGTAGCAAACACAGTTCATAGTACTGTAGACGTAACAAAGAATGTAGCGGCGTCAGCTGTTGAAAAGGGCTCTGCGTTAGTAGGAAGTGCTAAAG atACTGTAGCAAACACAGTCCATAGTACTGTAGACGTAACAAAGAATGTAGCGGCGTCAGCTGTTGAAAAGGGCTCTGCGTTAGTAGGAAGCGCTAAAG ATACAGTTGCCAGTACTGTAGATGCTTCCAAAAATGCAGCCGCATCTGCGGTTGAAACGGGCACTTCGTATTTAGGAAGTGCTAGAg atACTGTAGCAAACACCGTCCATAGTACTGTAGACGTAACAAAGAATGTAGCGGCGTCAGCTGTTGAAAAGGGCTCTGCATTAGTAGGAAGCGCTAAAG ATACCGTTGCCAGTACTGTAGATGCTTCCAAAAATGCAGCCGCATCTGCGGTTGAAACGGGCACTTCGTATTTAGGAAGTGCTAGAg atACTGTAGCAAACACCGTCCATAGTACTGTAGACGTAACAAAGAATGTAACGGCGTCAGCTGTTGAAAAGGGCTCAGCGTTAGTAGGAAGTGCTAAAG ATACCGTTGCCAGTACTGTAGATGCTTCCAAAAATGCAGCCGCATCTGCGGTTGAAACGGGCACTTCGTATTTAGGAAGTGCTAGAg atACTGTAGCAAACACCGTCCATAGTACTGTAGACGTAACCAAGAACGTAGCGGCGTCAGCTGTTGAAAAGGGCTCGGCGTTAGTAGGAAGTGCTAAAG ATACTGTAGCCAGTTCTGTCGATGCTACTAAAACTGCGGCAGCGAACGCTGTAGAAACAGGCAGTTCATATTTAGGAAGTGCTAAAG attcGGTTGCCAACACTGTCCATAGTACCGTAGATGCGACTAAAAATTTAACAGCATCTGCCGTTGAAAAGGGCACATCTTACGTGGGTGCTGCTAAAG atACGGTGGCCAACACTGTCCATAGCACTGTAGATGCGACAAAAAATTTAACAACATCTGCCGTTGAAAAGGGCACATCGTATGTAGGCGCTGCCAAAG ATAGCGTAGCGAGCACACTTTCTAGTACAGTAGACGCTACTAAAAACGTCACGGCGTCTGCTGTTGAGACCGGTTCCTCGTTTGTAGGCAGTGCCAAAg acacCCTTGCAAATACTGTAGACGCAACCAAGAATGCGGCGGCGTCCGCTGTTGAAAAGGGAACGTCTTTAGTAGGAAGTGCTAAAG ATACCGTAGCAAGCACAGTACAAAGCACTGTAGATACCACTAAAAGCTTTGCCGGTAACGTGGTGGATAAGGGATCGTCGCTTGTTGGAAGCGCCAAAG ATGGAATTCAAAGCAAATTCAGCTCTACAAAGGCTACTGAGGCGGCGGCTAGTTGCAAGAAAGTCGCAGAAAATACGACTG ACACAATCCACTCGACGGTAGACAGCACGAAGAAGGCGGCAGAGGAGGCCAAAGCGCAGGCGGCGAAGGCCGCCGAAGACGCCAAGGAAAAGGCCCGACAGGCCGCGGAGGCCGCTGCTGCTGAGGCCAAGAGAGCGGCCA ACGCAGCGATGGAAGAATCCAAAAAAGCAGCTGAGAAAGCCGCAGCGGACGCTAGCAACGCCGTGAACAGCACCGTTGACAACACGCTGAAGCGCGTGGAAGCCGCCGCCGATGAGGGCATCAAGAACGCCGGACACGTCGTCGACGCCAAAATTAAGGACGCCGACAAATACCTCAGCGAGAAGCGCGACGCG CTCGCATCGAACCTATCGACGGCAATGCACGACGGCTCCGAGGGCGCCGCCGGCCTGCTGAGCAAGGGGCTCGCCGCGTTCCCCAAATAA
- the LOC133524429 gene encoding perilipin-4-like isoform X18, translating into MFSGIADKNLGAFRSIGEKTASLFERKKKDVEQVASEKAQEAAHVVEDQVKKAGELVGGAQSTANDAASSANNAKNSAIDALDKELSKVSLAAGEAQDAANRAVADGKKVVDTAKDTIATSVDNTKKSAEAAVNAAKETLSSTVDATQIAAQNALDTGKSYATSAKDTVSSTIQSTVDTTQKVAQTAVETGKTYATSAKDTVSNTVQNTVEGTKNITQSAVDQSKAYIGSAKDTAQHTLQSALDTSMSYAYSAYDIGKSYVDSARDTVSNTVDNTKKAAESTIETSKTYVGSAKDTIQSTVYSTVDTTKQVAQNALEKGKGYVDSAKDTVASTVDTTKKTAAAAVETGVSYAGAAKGTIANTVSSTVDVTKNVAASAVEKGTSIVGSAKGTVVNTVDATKTAAATAVETGSSYLVSAKDTVANTVHSTADTTKNVAACAVEKGSALVGSAKDTVASTVDASKNAAASAVETGTSYLGSARDTVANTVHSTVDVTKNVAASAVEKGSALVGSAKDTVANTVHSTVDVTKNVAASAVEKGSALVGSAKDTVASTVDASKNAAASAVETGTSYLGSARDTVANTVHSTVDVTKNVAASAVEKGSALVGSAKDTVASTVDASKNAAASAVETGTSYLGSARDTVANTVHSTVDVTKNVTASAVEKGSALVGSAKDTVASTVDASKNAAASAVETGTSYLGSARDTVANTVHSTVDVTKNVAASAVEKGSALVGSAKDTVASSVDATKTAAANAVETGSSYLGSAKDSVANTVHSTVDATKNLTASAVEKGTSYVGAAKDTVANTVHSTVDATKNLTTSAVEKGTSYVGAAKDSVASTLSSTVDATKNVTASAVETGSSFVGSAKDTLANTVDATKNAAASAVEKGTSLVGSAKDLTSSIYNTENTEVSSEDVKGIVEDTNERVQNGISSALIQTNGVAGSFHDGIQSKFSSTKATEAAASCKKVAENTTDTIHSTVDSTKKAAEEAKAQAAKAAEDAKEKARQAAEAAAAEAKRAANAAMEESKKAAEKAAADASNAVNSTVDNTLKRVEAAADEGIKNAGHVVDAKIKDADKYLSEKRDALASNLSTAMHDGSEGAAGLLSKGLAAFPK; encoded by the exons ATGTTCAGCGGCATTGCAG ACAAAAACCTTG GAGCCTTCAGAAGCATCGGAGAGAAGACAGCGTCGCTGTTCGAGCGCAAGAAGAAGGATGTTGAACAGGTGGCTTCGGAGAAGGCTCAGGAGGCCGCCCACGTCGTGGAAGATCAGGTCAAGAAGGCCGGGGAGCTAGTTGGTGGAGCGCAGTCGACTGCCAATGACGCAGCGAGCTCAG CCAACAACGCCAAGAACTCAGCCATCGATGCCCTGGACAAGGAGCTGTCAAAGGTGTCCCTGGCGGCTGGAGAGGCGCAGGACGCCGCCAACCGAGCCGTCGCTGATGGCAAGAAGGTCGTTGACACTGCTAAAG ATACAATTGCAACATCCGTAGATAATACCAAAAAATCAGCAGAGGCAGCAGTCAACGCAGCTAAAg AGACCCTATCGAGCACAGTAGATGCCACACAAATAGCCGCACAGAACGCCCTCGACACTGGCAAATCGTACGCCACTAGTGCTAAAG ATACCGTTTCAAGCACAATCCAAAGCACTGTAGATACAACACAAAAGGTAGCCCAAACGGCTGTGGAAACAGGCAAAACTTATGCTACATCCGcaaaag ATACAGTATCCAACACTGTGCAAAATACAGTGGAGGGtactaaaaatattacacaaagTGCTGTTGATCAGAGCAAAGCTTACATCGGCAGTGCAAAAG ATACGGCCCAGCACACGCTCCAAAGTGCCCTGGACACGTCAATGAGCTATGCGTATTCGGCTTATGATATCGGAAAATCCTATGTTGATAGCGCTAGAG ATACAGTATCAAATACTGTAGATAATACTAAAAAAGCTGCAGAAAGTACGATCGAAACTAGCAAAACATACGTCGGTTCAGccaaag ATACTATTCAGAGTACTGTGTATAGCACTGTAGATACAACGAAGCAAGTTGCTCAAAATGCGTTAGAAAAAGGGAAGGGTTATGTTGATAGTGCCAAAG atACAGTAGCGAGTACGGTAGATACGACCAAAAAAACAGCAGCGGCCGCGGTAGAGACAGGCGTATCATATGCCGGTGCCGCTAAAG gCACCATTGCAAACACTGTCAGTAGCACAGTAGATGTGACAAAAAATGTAGCCGCGTCAGCAGTAGAAAAGGGAACTTCAATTGTAGGAAGTGCTAAAG GTACCGTTGTCAATACCGTTGATGCAACTAAAACAGCGGCTGCTACGGCGGTTGAAACGGGTTCTTCGTATTTAGTCAGTGCTAAAG atacCGTTGCAAATACTGTTCATAGCACAGCAGACACAACTAAAAATGTTGCCGCATGTGCTGTTGAAAAGGGTTCAGCATTAGTAGGAAGTGCTAAAG aTACCGTTGCCAGTACTGTAGATGCTTCCAAAAATGCAGCCGCGTCTGCAGTTGAAACGGGCACTTCATATTTGGGAAGTGCTAGAG atACTGTAGCAAACACAGTTCATAGTACTGTAGACGTAACAAAGAATGTAGCGGCGTCAGCTGTTGAAAAGGGCTCTGCGTTAGTAGGAAGTGCTAAAG atACTGTAGCAAACACAGTCCATAGTACTGTAGACGTAACAAAGAATGTAGCGGCGTCAGCTGTTGAAAAGGGCTCTGCGTTAGTAGGAAGCGCTAAAG ATACAGTTGCCAGTACTGTAGATGCTTCCAAAAATGCAGCCGCATCTGCGGTTGAAACGGGCACTTCGTATTTAGGAAGTGCTAGAg atACTGTAGCAAACACCGTCCATAGTACTGTAGACGTAACAAAGAATGTAGCGGCGTCAGCTGTTGAAAAGGGCTCTGCATTAGTAGGAAGCGCTAAAG ATACCGTTGCCAGTACTGTAGATGCTTCCAAAAATGCAGCCGCATCTGCGGTTGAAACGGGCACTTCGTATTTAGGAAGTGCTAGAg atACTGTAGCAAACACCGTCCATAGTACTGTAGACGTAACAAAGAATGTAACGGCGTCAGCTGTTGAAAAGGGCTCAGCGTTAGTAGGAAGTGCTAAAG ATACCGTTGCCAGTACTGTAGATGCTTCCAAAAATGCAGCCGCATCTGCGGTTGAAACGGGCACTTCGTATTTAGGAAGTGCTAGAg atACTGTAGCAAACACCGTCCATAGTACTGTAGACGTAACCAAGAACGTAGCGGCGTCAGCTGTTGAAAAGGGCTCGGCGTTAGTAGGAAGTGCTAAAG ATACTGTAGCCAGTTCTGTCGATGCTACTAAAACTGCGGCAGCGAACGCTGTAGAAACAGGCAGTTCATATTTAGGAAGTGCTAAAG attcGGTTGCCAACACTGTCCATAGTACCGTAGATGCGACTAAAAATTTAACAGCATCTGCCGTTGAAAAGGGCACATCTTACGTGGGTGCTGCTAAAG atACGGTGGCCAACACTGTCCATAGCACTGTAGATGCGACAAAAAATTTAACAACATCTGCCGTTGAAAAGGGCACATCGTATGTAGGCGCTGCCAAAG ATAGCGTAGCGAGCACACTTTCTAGTACAGTAGACGCTACTAAAAACGTCACGGCGTCTGCTGTTGAGACCGGTTCCTCGTTTGTAGGCAGTGCCAAAg acacCCTTGCAAATACTGTAGACGCAACCAAGAATGCGGCGGCGTCCGCTGTTGAAAAGGGAACGTCTTTAGTAGGAAGTGCTAAAG ACCTAACAAGCTCGATTTATAATACTGAAAATACTGAGGTTTCATCAGAGGACGTAAAGGGCATTGTAGAAGATACTAATG AACGCGTCCAAAATGGCATCTCATCTGCTTTGATCCAGACCAATGGAGTCGCTGGCAGCTTCCACG ATGGAATTCAAAGCAAATTCAGCTCTACAAAGGCTACTGAGGCGGCGGCTAGTTGCAAGAAAGTCGCAGAAAATACGACTG ACACAATCCACTCGACGGTAGACAGCACGAAGAAGGCGGCAGAGGAGGCCAAAGCGCAGGCGGCGAAGGCCGCCGAAGACGCCAAGGAAAAGGCCCGACAGGCCGCGGAGGCCGCTGCTGCTGAGGCCAAGAGAGCGGCCA ACGCAGCGATGGAAGAATCCAAAAAAGCAGCTGAGAAAGCCGCAGCGGACGCTAGCAACGCCGTGAACAGCACCGTTGACAACACGCTGAAGCGCGTGGAAGCCGCCGCCGATGAGGGCATCAAGAACGCCGGACACGTCGTCGACGCCAAAATTAAGGACGCCGACAAATACCTCAGCGAGAAGCGCGACGCG CTCGCATCGAACCTATCGACGGCAATGCACGACGGCTCCGAGGGCGCCGCCGGCCTGCTGAGCAAGGGGCTCGCCGCGTTCCCCAAATAA